The Tubulanus polymorphus chromosome 1, tnTubPoly1.2, whole genome shotgun sequence genome contains a region encoding:
- the LOC141910580 gene encoding hydroxyacyl-coenzyme A dehydrogenase, mitochondrial-like — translation MMSLLKIPARTFASSATKCDVIKNVTILGGGLMGSGIAQVAAATEHNVTVVDKDADLLINSTNIISKSLTRVAKKKFQSDEQAGKKYVDDTMNRVKTSTDIEQAVANTDLVIEAVSENLALKKSLFSTIDAVAPKNAVFVSNSSSIPISDIAAATKRLDQFGGLHFFNPVPVMKLVELVRINETNDTTFNKLKAFSKKLGKTVVSCKDTSGFVVNRLLVPYLYEAVRMYERGDADFKDIDTAMKLGCGYPMGPFELIDVVGLDTMKFIYDDKDGWHTRNPDNPLFNPSPLLNKMVEEGKLGRKSGEGFYKYNKK, via the exons ATGATGTCACTACTTAAGATTCCTGCCAGGACTTTTGCCTCATCGGCAACAAAATGCGATGTGATTAAAAATGTGACGATTCTCGGTGGAGGATTGATGGGTTCTGGAATTGCTCAA GTGGCAGCCGCTACTGAACACAATGTTACAGTCGTTGATAAAGATGCTGATTTACTGATTAACTCAACAAACATCATCTCTAAAAGTCTGACAAGAGTAGCAAAAAAGAAGTTTCAAAGTGATGAACAG GCTGGTAAGAAGTACGTTGATGACACAATGAACCGAGTGAAAACCAGCACAGATATAGAACAAGCCGTTGCGAACACTGATTTAGTGATAGAAGCAGTTTCAGAGAATCTAGCTTTGAAGAAGTCTTTATTCAGCACAATTGATGCCGTAGCTCCGAA aAATGCGGTATTCGTGAGTAATTCTTCATCAATACCGATCAGTGATATCGCAGCAGCAACAAAACGATTAGATCAGTTCGGTGGACTTCATTTTTTTAATCCTGTTCCCGTGATGAAACTAGTCGAG cTCGTCAGAATTAATGAGACAAACGATACAACATTTAACAAATTGAAAGCATTCTCGAAAAAATTGGGCAAAACTGTGGTTTCATGTAAG GATACAAGTGGGTTCGTTGTGAATAGACTGCTAGTTCCGTATTTATATGAAGCTGTTAGGATGTATGAGAGAG GTGATGCAGATTTCAAAGATATCGATACAGCTATGAAGTTAGGTTGTGGATATCCAATGGGTCCATTCGAACTGATTGATGTAGTAGGATTGGATActatgaaattcatttatgatgacAAGGATG GTTGGCACACTCGAAATCCTGATAACCCTTTGTTCAATCCCAGTCCATTACTCAACAAGATGGTTGAAGAGGGAAAACTTGGTCGAAAGTCTGGTGAAGGCTTCTACAAGTACAACAAAAAATAG
- the LOC141915335 gene encoding cation channel sperm-associated auxiliary subunit gamma 2-like → MIIVLGMIIGDSLLLVSGFHSLAKDCRWDITVTSTDSPLQEESVVENINTHFDITERVSDYMYDVKNIILKPTAEGKQALELALSISQPKVIMTYWGELMFGRNEGVVQFEMFGALADISAISGVDCGTVICHPTWLVPLPVDKKTLIIDIKVTADGIRQTIQSETIVPMDGFKFEAATRSVSNVLGLQKPLQALDSFSWTNILQLKFLPKASPVIVVGGFQNDHILYAEKEFNEISVLQLTILASLSGPDVCSAGASIVYNTASLQDRILLSTQQGLVEIFGNYRHLQEALVSAHVPQVVLSRCVAGIVLPTQFLLREKHLLIRTVDSVFASRLTEGNNSTSGVFSTLTNISRDVSLLHPAEINTFHSEVIAGSLYLKGLTFPAFITSHVYIWGSKLLHSDDAGASVHMVAEYNSNSNISYFTTSVDGQFAFLTDNGELWYGLVAKTQIKKLNPSGGWYIYHWFNQDLSHGNSLIYSTVSIFFDYHNRLNQVFEFGTPRLSYYMKKYKIDGLLTYQAIAHDLINMDLNDKKIYLDEYTDRVSKWRGRITYQGYNDYLYDNHLLKHEIEINLMDYWKVLNLLMTFKYRSVFHVVIFYVLTVYDTFTI, encoded by the exons ATGATTATTGTCCTTGGAATGATTATTG GAGACAGTTTGTTGTTAGTCTCTGGTTTTCACAGTTTGGCTAAAGATTGTCGCTGGGATATTACAGTAACCAGTACCGATTCACCTCTTCAAGAAGAATCCGtagttgaaaatataaacactCATTTCGATATCACGGAACGAGTTTCAGATTATATGTACGACGTGAAGAATATCATACTGAAGCCTACT gctgAAGGCAAGCAGGCTCTGGAATTAGCTCTGTCAATATCACAACCAAAAGTGATTATGACATATTGGGGTGAATTGATGTTTGGTAGAAATGAAGGAGTCGTACAATTTGAGATGTTTGGTGCTTTAGCCGATATCAGCGCTATTTCAG gAGTCGATTGCGGAACTGTTATATGTCACCCTACCTGGTTAGTTCCACTGCCCGTTGATAAGAAAACACTTATCATCGATATAAAAGTTACTGCTGATGGAATCAGACAGACTATTCAATCTGA AACTATTGTACCTATGGATGGCTTCAAGTTCGAGGCTGCAACTCGCTCTGTTTCTAACGTGCTCGGGTTGCAGAAACCATTACAAGCTTTAGATTCATTTTCCTGGACGAATATCTTACAGCTTAAATTCCTACCTAAAGCCTCTCCAGTTATTGTCGTCGGTGGTTTTCAAAATGACCACATTCTTTATGCCGAAAAGGAATTCAATGAGATTTCTGTGCTGCAGTTGACTATTTTAGCTTCTCTAAGCGGACCTGATGTTTGTAGCGCCGGTGCTTCTATTGTTTATAATACAGCTTCTCTACAGGATCGAATTCTACTGAGCACACAG caAGGACTGGTAGAAATATTTGGAAACTATCGACATTTACAAGAAGCTCTTGTATCCGCACATGTACCCCAGGTAGTACTATCCCGATGTGTAGCTGGTATCGTTCTACCAACGCAATTCCTTCTGCGCGAGAAACATCTCCTTATTCGAACCGTAGATTCAGTTTTCGCGAGTCGTTTAACTGAAG GTAACAATTCTACTAGTGGAGTGTTCAGTACATTGACTAATATTTCCAGAGATGTCAGTTTACTTCACCCTGCCGAGATAAACACGTTCCATAGTGAAGTGATTGCGGGTTCGTTGTATCTGAAAGGTTTAACATTTCCCGCATTCATTACTAGTCATGTCTACATTTGGGGAAGCAAACTGTTGCACAG TGATGATGCTGGTGCTTCCGTCCATATGGTCGCCGAGTACAACAGTAACAGTAATATCTCTTACTTCACCACATCAGTCGACGGTCAATTTGCATTTCTCACCGATAATGGAGAG TTGTGGTATGGTTTAGTTGCGAAAACTCAAATTAAGAAACTGAATCCGTCCGGTGGTTGGTATATTTATCATTGGTTTAATCAAGATTTGTCGCACGGAAATTCACTGATCTACTCCACCGTCAGTATATTCTTCGATTACCACAATCGCTTGAATCAG GTTTTTGAATTCGGGACGCCTCGATTGTCatattacatgaaaaaatataaaattgatggtCTACTCACCTACCAGGCCATAGCTCACGACTTGATAAACATGGATTTAAATGATAAGAAGATTTATTTGGACGAATATACGGACAGAGTGTCTAAATGGAGAGGTCGTATAACTTATCAG GGCTATAACGATTATTTGTACGATAACCACCTTCTGaaacatgaaattgaaatcaatcTGATGGATTATTGGAAG GTATTAAATCTCTTGATGACATTCAAGTATCGTTCAGTATTTCACGTAGTGATATTTTACGTGTTGACAGTATACGACACGTTCACAATTTGA